Proteins found in one Muntiacus reevesi chromosome 2, mMunRee1.1, whole genome shotgun sequence genomic segment:
- the PNMA8A gene encoding paraneoplastic antigen-like protein 8A, which produces MAANLLGDWCRGMEADIHRSLLVTGIPEDCGQAEIEETLNGVLSPLGPYSVLNKIFLREENAKAALVEVGEGVNLRAIPREFPGRGGIWRVVCRDPTQDAEFLKNLNEFLDAEERTLEDVVRLLELSRAPPPQTQNRSPENWAEALGVLLGAVVQIIYYMDAEMRSQEEARAQELAEAQAVASLASAAGRKVKKEPGRAVERGSALKMENPDGWNDLADGGDALKPLVRKVGALTRSRRKKQKKTPKQEPVPWKKSQGSHSHSSAFLKHPEADDGKNTEMLEPVRNSKKPCVKQERSALKKPPVKCAWKLPSNLPRVAASWGVASESDQDGGLEGPPKKKAMGWASAKSPAPMRKKKKVSLGPVSYVLVDSEDPKKKPEVSKKGPGSGRGAPDQKAPGDLQPHESPTSTSQGPEAKPQGPPHASSENDNRSHLGCVNKWMEGEEQRGQVGAEEPKGAESQVVGEDPSAEEEASDPPIEASEAESPDPAS; this is translated from the coding sequence ATGGCGGCGAACCTTCTGGGGGACTGGTGTCGGGGGATGGAAGCGGACATCCACAGGTCCCTGTTGGTCACTGGCATCCCAGAGGACTGTGGCCAAGCGGAAATCGAGGAGACCTTGAATGGGGTCCTCTCCCCGCTGGGCCCGTACTCCGTGCTCAACAAGATTTTTTTGAGGGAAGAAAATGCCAAAGCTGCCCTCGTTGAGGTCGGGGAGGGTGTGAATCTGAGGGCCATACCCCGGGAGTTCCCAGGAAGGGGGGGCATCTGGAGAGTGGTCTGTAGGGACCCCACCCAGGATGCTGAATTCttaaaaaacctgaatgaattccTGGACGCGGAGGAGCGCACCTTGGAGGATGTGGTGCGCCTGCTTGAACTCAGCAGGGCCCCACCTCCCCAGACCCAGAATCGGTCCCCCGAGAATTGGGCAGAAGCTTTGGGGGTGCTTCTGGGGGCTGTAGTGCAAATCATCTACTATATGGATGCCGAAATGCGCAGCCAGGAGGAAGCTAGGGCGCAAGAGCTTGCCGAGGCCCAAGCGGTAGCATCCTTGGCTTCAGCAGCAGGTAGGAAGGTCAAGAAGGAGCCAGGGAGGGCTGTAGAGAGGGGCTCTGCCTTGAAGATGGAGAACCCGGATGGCTGGAATGATCTGGCAGATGGGGGTGACGCTCTTAAACCTTTGGTTCGAAAGGTTGGAGCTCTGACTCGctccaggagaaagaagcagaaaaaaactcCCAAGCAGGAACCAGTGCCTTGGAAGAAATCCCAAGGCAGCCATTCCCACAGCTCGGCCTTCTTGAAGCATCCTGAAGCTGATGATGGTAAAAATACGGAGATGTTAGAACCTGTCAGGAACAGCAAAAAGCCATGTGTGAAGCAGGAGCGGTCGGCTTTGAAGAAGCCCCCAGTAAAATGTGCCTGGAAGCTTCCCAGCAACCTGCCTCGTGTAGCTGCAAGCTGGGGAGTTGCCTCTGAGTCAGACCAAGACGGTGGTCTGGAGGGCCCCCCGAAGAAGAAGGCCATGGGCTGGGCCTCGGCAAAGAGCCCTGCCCccatgaggaagaaaaagaaggtgaGCTTGGGCCCTGTCTCTTATGTCCTTGTCGATTCGGAAGACCCCAAGAAGAAGCCAGAGGTTTCAAAGAAAGGGCCAGGCTCCGGCCGGGGTGCACCAGACCAGAAGGCCCCTGGGGACCTCCAGCCCCATGAGTCACCAACCTCAACCTCACAGGGTCCAGAGGCCAAGCCACAAGGCCCTCCGCATGCCTCTAGTGAGAATGACAACAGAAGTCATTTGGGTTGTGTCAACAAGTGGATGGAGGGGGAGGAGCAGCGGGGGCAGGTGGGGGCGGAGGAACCCAAGGGGGCAGAGAGTCAGGTGGTGGGTGAGGACCCCAGTGCAGAGGAGGAAGCAAGTGACCCACCAATTGAGGCCTCAGAGGCCGAGAGCCCTGACCCCGCCTCCTAG